In Sphaeramia orbicularis chromosome 7, fSphaOr1.1, whole genome shotgun sequence, one genomic interval encodes:
- the LOC115422039 gene encoding plexin A3-like: protein MSVSIVLLLDSGGQGRLTRIILQDEDVTTKIESDWKRLNTLAHYQVTDGSLVALVQKQVSAYNIANSFTFTRSLSRYESLLRTSSSPDSLRSRAPMITPDQETGTKLWHLVKNHEHSDQREGDRGSKMVSEIYLTRLLATKGTLQKFVDDLFETVFSTAHRGSALPLAIKYMFDFLDEQADKRQISDPDVRHTWKSNCLPLRFWVNVIKNPQFVFDIHKSSITDACLSVVAQTFMDSCSTSEHRLGKDSPSNKLLYAKDIPNYKSWVERYYRDIAKMPSISDQDMDAYLVEQSRLHGNEFNTLSALSELYFYINKYKEEILTALDRDGYCRKHKLRHKLEQAINLMSGSS, encoded by the exons ATGTCTGTATCGATTGTATTGCTACTTGAT AGTGGCGGTCAGGGCCGACTGACCAGGATCATCCTACAAGACGAAGATGTAACGACCAAAATCGAGAGCGACTGGAAGCGACTGAACACACTAGCACACTACCAG GTGACAGACGGCTCGCTGGTGGCTCTGGTGCAGAAGCAGGTTTCTGCCTACAACATCGCCAACTCCTTCACTTTCACCAGATCGCTGAGCAGATACG AGTCGTTACTGCGGACGTCGAGCAGCCCTGACAGCCTGAGATCCAGAGCTCCGATGATCACCCCGGACCAGGAGACAG GAACTAAACTGTGGCATCTGGTGAAAAATCACGAGCACAGCGACCAGAGAGAAGGCGACAGAGGCAGCAAGATGGTTTCAGAAATTTACCTGACCAGATTATTGGCAACTAAG GGGACACTGCAGAAGTTTGTGGATGACCTGTTTGAGACTGTGTTTAGCACCGCCCACCGCGGCTCCGCCCTCCCACTGGCCATCAAATACATGTTCGACTTCTTGGACGAACAGGCCGACAAACGACAGATCAGCGACCCAGACGTCCGACACACCTGGAAGAGCAACTG CCTTCCTCTCAGGTTCTGGGTGAACGTCATAAAGAACCCTCAGTTTGTGTTCGACATCCACAAAAGCAGCATCACTGACGCCTGTCTGTCGGTCGTTGCTCAGACCTTCATGGACTCCTGCTCGACGTCTGAACACCGGCTCGGAAAAGACTCTCCGTCCAACAAACTCCTCTACGCTAAAGACATCCCCAACTACAAGAGCTGGGTGGAGAG GTACTACAGGGACATTGCAAAGATGCCCAGCATCAGTGATCAGGACATGGACGCCTACTTGGTGGAACAGTCCCGTCTCCACGGCAACGAGTTCAACACACTGAGCGCGCTCAGTGAGCTCTACTTCTACATAAACAAGTACAAGGAAGAG ATCCTGACGGCACTGGACCGGGACGGGTACTGTCGCAAACACAAACTGAGGCACAAACTGGAGC